One Peromyscus leucopus breed LL Stock chromosome 4, UCI_PerLeu_2.1, whole genome shotgun sequence genomic region harbors:
- the Adgrd2 gene encoding LOW QUALITY PROTEIN: adhesion G-protein coupled receptor D2 (The sequence of the model RefSeq protein was modified relative to this genomic sequence to represent the inferred CDS: inserted 2 bases in 1 codon; substituted 1 base at 1 genomic stop codon), with translation MAPFDPRLGGAKPVPDGGQHLKGIQMYQATSTPLQVNWLTLSIFQGTLEAPGLEAQVPDGSEEAKAPRFLSTQVACVAVTAAMHLLFLVSFSWTLMEGRLLWSRVVAVSMCPGPRMKLLNLGGMAXGHFLLPVAIVAITLAMYPHDFXGHWWLNVHTDAIWAFVEPVLFVLTANTCILVQVVMVTVSSTHHHAHMLNPQPGMQQKIRFQMWAMVKLVLALLTVLGLTWLVGLLVHLSPTWASAAVGLNSFQVFLGPGHVEWGFGTLQLKVCGTQRQGPERPLQADCGAHSQAASERVAAQHPTGPAPFHPAPTHGHSRLREQEPLQRLCAQMTAPLSLLNGCVARAARSNRAASTSAPPSGPQVR, from the exons ATGGCTCCATTTGACCCCAGGCTTGGAGGTGCAAAGCCTGTACCTGATGGAGGCCAACACCTGAAGGGCATCCAGATGTACCAGGCCACATCCACACCTCTGCAGGTGAA CTGGCTCACCTTGAGCATCTTCCAGGGCACCCTGGAGGCACCTGGTCTAGAGGCCCAGGTCCCTGATGGCTCAGAAGAGGCTAAGGCTCCGAG GTTCCTAAGCACCCAA GTGGCCTGTGTGGCTGTCACAGCTGCCATGCATCTTCTCTTTCTGGTTTCCTTCTCCTGGACGCTAATGGAGGGACGACTGCTATGGAGCAGGGTGGTAGCTGTGAGTATGTGCCCGGGCCCCAGGATGAAGCTGCTCAACCT TGGTGGCATGGCCTAAGgccattttctccttcctgtggcCATTGTGGCCATCACCCTAGCAATGTACCCCCATGACTT TGGACACTGGTGGCTCAATGTGCACACAGATGCCATCTGGGCCTTTGTGGAGCCTGTGCTGTTTGTGCTGAC TGCCAACACCTGCATCCTGGTCCAAGTGGTGATGGTCACTGTGTCCAGCACCCACCACCATGCACACATGCTAAACCCACAGCCTGGCATGCAGCAAAAGATCAGGTTCCAGATGTG GGCCATGGTGAAGCTGGTGTTGGCCCTGCTAACTGTCCTGGGCCTGACTTGGCTGGTTGGCCTCCTAGTGCATCTTAGCCCAACCTGGGCCTCTGCTGCTGTGGGCCTCAATTCCTTCCAGGTATTTCTAGGCCCTGGCCATGTAGAATGGGGCTTTGGCACACTGCAACTCAAGGTATGTG ggacACAAAGGCAG GGGCCGGAGCGCCCCCTGCAGGCCGATTGTGGGGCGCACAGCCAGGCAGCATCAGAGCGCGTAGCCGCCCAGCACCCAACGGGCCCAGCCCCcttccaccccgcccccacccacgGGCACAGCCGTCTGCGAGAACAAGAGCCACTGCAGCGCCTCTGTGCTCAAATGACAGCGCCTTTGTCTCTGCTGAATGGGTGCGTTGCTAGGGCTGCTCGTAGCAACCGAGCAGCTTCCACCTCGGCCCCACCCTCTGGACCCCAAGTCCGATGA